One genomic window of uncultured delta proteobacterium includes the following:
- a CDS encoding conserved hypothetical protein (Evidence 4 : Homologs of previously reported genes of unknown function) translates to MAFTFPGDCDANLVADAAFAAAYDALAPEERAAVKTAIARMAAVHGTEDAVSGRCSRVMRQGFRLHAASRPAPWAVVLWDEAYAGPTRVLAALVPAMLAGVPDILACRVRRDGAPFPQPLLAALELAGQELVMDASPEDAAGFVTRCCEADPRGRLVLLGRDPVFETISRLAAERGTPVLRYAAPVRIGIPAGSVARPAPGDGLCFAQPDADLISFEGEASPGAFAAIFCAEGSAAEYLEAAPLVLCPGNEAYWAWPGLGRDFYRETSLGLSGVDPD, encoded by the coding sequence ATGGCGTTCACCTTTCCCGGCGATTGTGACGCCAATCTGGTGGCGGACGCCGCTTTTGCGGCAGCGTATGACGCCCTGGCTCCCGAAGAGCGGGCCGCCGTAAAAACCGCCATCGCCCGGATGGCCGCCGTTCACGGCACGGAAGACGCCGTTTCCGGGCGCTGCTCGCGCGTCATGCGCCAGGGGTTTCGCCTGCACGCCGCGTCCCGCCCGGCGCCCTGGGCCGTGGTTTTGTGGGACGAGGCCTACGCGGGGCCGACCCGCGTACTGGCCGCCCTGGTGCCCGCCATGCTCGCCGGGGTGCCGGATATTCTGGCCTGCCGGGTCCGGCGGGACGGCGCGCCGTTTCCCCAGCCGCTCCTGGCGGCTCTGGAACTGGCGGGGCAGGAGCTGGTCATGGACGCATCGCCGGAAGACGCCGCCGGTTTTGTCACGCGGTGTTGCGAAGCGGACCCGCGCGGCCGCCTGGTCCTTTTGGGGCGGGACCCCGTGTTTGAAACCATCAGCCGCCTCGCGGCGGAGCGGGGCACGCCGGTGCTCCGGTACGCCGCGCCCGTGCGGATCGGGATTCCCGCCGGGTCCGTCGCGCGGCCCGCACCCGGCGACGGGCTTTGCTTTGCGCAGCCGGACGCCGATTTGATATCCTTTGAAGGCGAGGCTTCACCGGGCGCTTTTGCCGCGATTTTCTGCGCGGAAGGTTCCGCCGCCGAATATCTTGAGGCCGCCCCCCTTGTGCTCTGCCCCGGTAATGAGGCATATTGGGCCTGGCCCGGACTCGGGCGTGATTTTTACCGGGAAACGAGCCTCGGCCTCAGCGGCGTCGACCCGGACTGA
- a CDS encoding conserved exported hypothetical protein (Evidence 4 : Homologs of previously reported genes of unknown function): MAPRSVPPGLKRADCRIHMILLSFFKVYHNMTQLPTFSNRRFFRAAVFFCCLTLSTLVFSGTAAANDGTLPPDVQKGVSALLALRDSGAALPDAATLAAFLEFTMSPVNLKGVDDKAPNPDKYEKGSGIFWRSRLRNVPLATTLEYLFNPKVPMTVVYPASIRYAAWQPGSGILNLPKPLWEQLGQHKDKPLVLRGTELEEITPDDNSGAYYRYMLDRVLILTEHEGQQAIISLSWQKGKSEVGKKAATIGNYSNWDFVYSGVKGTLAKGIGWAETYIYSSASIIVFYEDAPGGKDTCYSMYRWMDAGWSGMNMVKRSHIAAGAERSFAGLKAFMESPKRPTPAAIDAYIQSLKALDLPALQARFAPYSAKVEESAATVDALQSDDFQNIIKDGGYGKSMTKDELIAAFAVNFIKQQLGKPLFAGPLDGK; this comes from the coding sequence ATGGCGCCCCGATCCGTGCCGCCGGGGCTGAAACGCGCGGATTGCCGCATTCACATGATCCTTTTATCTTTTTTCAAGGTGTACCACAATATGACCCAGCTACCGACTTTTTCAAACAGGCGTTTTTTTCGCGCCGCTGTCTTTTTTTGTTGCCTGACCCTTTCCACCCTTGTGTTTTCCGGCACGGCAGCGGCCAATGACGGCACGCTCCCGCCGGACGTGCAAAAGGGCGTAAGCGCGCTGCTGGCCCTGCGGGATTCCGGCGCGGCCCTGCCGGACGCCGCGACCCTTGCCGCGTTTCTGGAATTCACCATGTCTCCGGTCAACCTCAAGGGCGTGGACGACAAGGCTCCCAATCCGGACAAGTACGAAAAGGGTTCCGGCATTTTCTGGCGGTCCCGCCTGCGCAACGTGCCGCTGGCCACCACCCTGGAATATCTGTTCAACCCCAAGGTTCCCATGACCGTGGTGTATCCCGCCTCCATCCGCTACGCCGCCTGGCAGCCGGGTTCCGGCATTCTGAATCTGCCCAAACCGCTGTGGGAACAGCTGGGCCAGCACAAGGACAAGCCCCTGGTCCTGCGCGGCACCGAATTGGAAGAGATCACGCCGGACGACAACTCCGGGGCCTATTACCGCTATATGCTGGACCGGGTCCTGATCCTGACCGAACACGAGGGACAGCAGGCGATCATCTCCCTTTCCTGGCAGAAGGGAAAATCCGAGGTCGGGAAAAAGGCCGCCACCATCGGCAATTACTCGAACTGGGACTTTGTCTACTCCGGCGTCAAGGGAACGCTGGCCAAGGGGATCGGCTGGGCCGAGACCTATATCTACAGTTCCGCCTCCATCATCGTGTTTTATGAAGACGCCCCCGGCGGCAAGGATACCTGCTATTCCATGTACCGCTGGATGGACGCCGGTTGGAGCGGCATGAACATGGTCAAGCGCAGCCACATCGCGGCCGGGGCGGAACGCTCCTTCGCCGGGCTGAAGGCGTTCATGGAATCGCCCAAGCGCCCCACCCCGGCGGCCATCGACGCGTACATACAATCCCTGAAGGCCCTGGATCTTCCCGCCCTCCAGGCCCGGTTCGCTCCCTACAGCGCCAAGGTCGAAGAATCCGCCGCAACCGTTGACGCCCTGCAATCCGACGATTTCCAGAACATCATCAAGGACGGCGGCTACGGTAAAAGCATGACCAAGGACGAACTTATCGCCGCCTTTGCCGTGAATTTCATCAAGCAGCAGCTCGGCAAGCCGCTTTTCGCGGGACCGCTGGACGGGAAATAA
- a CDS encoding exported hypothetical protein (Evidence 5 : No homology to any previously reported sequences), whose translation MLTFCIFIVILYLLAVFAVILPYWYEVGNNPSEDIPSGSWSVRPVIKLWLEAARAFLCLGAAFALDPILRRMCAKKYRDDGEDLPPVLLVHGLYHNPSGWMYLRGRLYKAGFRKIHTMAYSSWKTDIAALTAKLETEICGLESRYPEKKPLLVGHSLGGLLIRNWLASTENQARILGAVTLGAPHRGSKMAAVAFGKLGRSLLPANPFFADLARRENAASIPCISLVAEADTMVLPQHNLVPMTKGWEMRLTPYTTHAGLMTRGAVCRMVAWELHRIISMAGRTPETTPAPETAARETAPAPEKAAPEAATGPVTENAVPEPIQAEKPAPGKTRTQNASKPAAKSGNKKPPAARKNAGKK comes from the coding sequence ATGCTCACTTTCTGCATTTTCATCGTCATCCTCTATCTGCTGGCGGTCTTCGCCGTTATTCTCCCCTACTGGTACGAGGTCGGCAACAATCCTTCGGAAGATATCCCCTCCGGCTCCTGGTCGGTGCGGCCGGTTATAAAACTGTGGCTGGAAGCGGCCCGGGCCTTCCTTTGCCTGGGCGCGGCCTTCGCGCTCGACCCCATCCTCCGGCGGATGTGCGCGAAAAAATACCGCGACGACGGCGAGGATCTGCCCCCGGTGCTTTTGGTGCACGGCCTGTACCACAACCCCTCCGGCTGGATGTACTTGCGGGGGCGGCTGTACAAGGCGGGTTTCCGCAAAATCCACACCATGGCCTATTCCAGCTGGAAAACCGATATTGCCGCCCTTACCGCCAAGCTGGAAACGGAAATTTGCGGCCTTGAGAGCCGGTATCCGGAGAAAAAACCGCTGCTCGTCGGGCACAGCCTCGGCGGGCTGCTTATCCGCAACTGGCTGGCCTCGACGGAAAACCAGGCGCGCATCCTTGGGGCCGTGACCCTGGGCGCGCCCCACCGGGGCAGCAAAATGGCGGCGGTGGCCTTCGGCAAGCTGGGGAGAAGCCTTCTCCCGGCGAACCCCTTTTTCGCGGACCTCGCGCGGCGGGAAAACGCGGCCTCCATCCCCTGCATTTCCCTTGTGGCCGAAGCGGATACCATGGTCCTGCCGCAGCATAACCTTGTCCCTATGACCAAGGGCTGGGAAATGCGCCTCACCCCCTACACGACCCACGCCGGGCTCATGACCAGGGGGGCCGTCTGCCGTATGGTGGCCTGGGAACTGCACCGCATCATAAGCATGGCGGGCAGGACGCCGGAAACAACACCCGCCCCGGAAACAGCGGCGCGGGAAACGGCTCCCGCCCCGGAAAAGGCTGCGCCGGAAGCCGCAACCGGCCCGGTGACGGAAAACGCCGTCCCGGAACCCATTCAAGCGGAAAAACCTGCGCCGGGAAAGACACGGACGCAAAACGCCTCCAAACCGGCGGCCAAAAGCGGGAACAAAAAACCGCCCGCCGCGCGAAAAAACGCGGGGAAAAAGTAG